The DNA segment AGAAATACAGGACAGGAAATTGTACAGATGCAGAAAAAGCAATTGTAGAAACATGGTATCTGAAGTTTGAACAGGAGGAGGGCAATTTGCTTTCCGGTACTCAAATCACTGAGGCTACTGACCGGATCTGGAATCGGATGCCGATTCATGAGGTGGAAGAGATAAAACCAGTTAGGCGCAACCTTTGGCCGGCAATTGGGACCGCTGCGGCAGTCGTATTGTTAGGCGCTCTGGCTTTGTATTTCTTCAACCCTTCCCCTTTAAATCCTTCAAAGGAACAGTTGTCGAACATAAATCCGGCAACGGAACAAGTGATTCTTCCAGGTGGCAATAAGGCGGTATTGACGCTTGCCGATGGCAAACAAATTACGCTTGATGAAGCCGGAAATGGTAAGCTGGCAGAGCAGTCTGGCATCACAATTACCAAAACTAAAGACGGCCAGCTGGTGTATACGGTTTCCCCCTCAGCGGTTGCGGCTAAAGGACCGGCCATGAATATGATCGCTACGCCTAAAGGCGGACAATATCAGGTTAACCTGCCCGATGGAACAAAAGTATGGCTCAATGCAGCCTCTTCACTACGCTATCCTGCGGCATTTACTGCCGGGGTCCGTCAGGTCAGTTTAACGGGAGAAGCGTATTTTGAAGTGGCTAAAGTACGCTCTGAAATGCCTTTTAAAGTGTCAACGGCCACGCAAACGGTAGAAGTGCTGGGGACTCATTTTAACATCAATTCCTATACGGATGAGCCTGCTGTAAAAACGACTTTACTGGAAGGTGCGGTTAAAGTGATCAGCCCTGCAACAGCGGTAAAAGAATTGATCTTAAAACCGGGGCAGCAATCGGCATTACGTGGAGCGCAGCTGAATGTTGCTGAAGTGAATGAAGAAGAAGTCATCGCCTGGAAAAATGGCATGTTCAGGTTCAGAGATGCAGACCTGCAAACGGTCATGAGATCTGTTGCCAGATGGTATGATGTACAGGTGAATTATGAAGGCACATTGCCGGTAAGACAATTCTCCGGGGAAATCCATCGCAACGTCAACTTATCGGAAGTACTGGACATCCTGAGCTTCTTTAAAGTCCATTTCAGAGTAGACGGAAAGACCATCACCGTCACAAAATAGACCAACTTATAAATACCAAACCATACTCACCAAACAAACAAAAAAAGAAATGGAAAGAAAACTACGAAAAGACTGATCCCAGGTCAGGGTAATTCAACAAAAAGCGGTGTTTCCTAAAGGAACCATCTGCCCATAAAAAAACCGCAGAAGTGTTCGAGCACAACTGCGGAATATCTGAGTTAACCCTTCCCGGAAAATCCGGGACAAAACAATCTTGCGAACTATTTACTGTATTAACCCAAACATTACAAAAGTATGAATTTTAATGCTATTACTACAGCTATGTCCAAGGCATGGCTCCCTCCTAAATTGCTACTTATTATGAAGTTGACTTCCATCTTGTTGTTCCTGGCCCTGATGCAGGCCAGTGCAAAAGGATACAGCCAAATCAGCCTGAAGGAAAAAAATGCGCCTTTAGAAAGGATTTTGGAATCCATTAAAAGACAAACCGGATATGTCTTTTTTTACGACAATAATGATATCCGCCAGACCAGGATTTCTATCGAAGTAAGAAATGCCTCATTGGAATCGGTTTTAAACGAATGTTCAAAGGTCCTTCCGCTAACTTTTAAGGTCGTTGGAAATAATGTCTTGCTAAAAAGAAAAGAGCTGGACCTGATCAAATCTGAAGGAATCGCCCTGGCAATGGTGTTAAAAGGGAAGGTCATCGATGAGACGGGATTGCCGCTTCCAGGGGTGAGCATCCAGCTGCATGCGGAAGGTTTTAAACAAGGCACGCAGACAAACTCAGCCGGAGAATATGCTTTTAATCTTTCAAAAGCAGGTAAATATCAGCTGACGGCTACGTTTATCGGCTATGAAAAACAGATCGCTGTTGTGGAGGTTTCAAAAGGGGATGTATTGAAGAACATTACTTTAGTCCCTTCTAATCAGGATCTTGCTGAAGTAATGGTCGTTGCTTATGGCACACAGACTAAAGCTTCCTTTACAGGATCTGCAAAGACACTGAAATCTGATGTTTTGAATGGTAGCCCAAGGGCGAGTATTCAGGAGACTTTGCAGGGAAATGTAGCGGGTTTGGTTTCTTCAAATGGTTCAGGACAACCAGGTGCGGTTCCTAATGTAAGGATCCGTGGTATTGGTTCGGTAACTGCCGGAAGTGGTCCGCTATATGTAGTGGATGGAATTCCTTTGGAATCCGGACAAATCAATAGCCTGAACAATTTCGATGTCGAAACGGTAACGGTTTTAAAAGATGCTTCTGCAGCTTCGATCTATGGATCAAGAGCGGCAAATGGGGTGATCTTAATTACCACTAAAGGAGGTGTCTCGGGTAAAACTGTGATTACAGCTTCTGCGCAGACAGGGGCAAATAGTGTGACGAATATCAAAGGACATAAACCTTTGAATACGACTGAAATGCTGGAGCTGTTAAAAGAAGGTTGGGTTAATAAACCAAAAGACAATGACCTTGCGCTTTATGAGAAGGAATTGAAGGACAATGCGATAGATCCGACCATAAATACAGATTGGTTTGACCTGTTGACAAGAACAGGAAACCATACGCAACTGGACCTTTCGGCAAGTGGAGGTACGGAGAAAACTAAGTTTTATGTTTCCGGAAGTCATTATATTGCTAAGGCTGCACTATTGGGCAGTGAATTTACCAGAAGTACAGGAAACTTAAGACTGAGCAATCAGGCCACAGAAAACCTTTCATTTAACGGTGGGATTCAAATCAACTATCGCCATACCGAAGGTCAGGCTGATGGGGGAACATTTGGAAACCCTGTTCGTATGTATACCATTTATCAACCTTGGTTAAGGGCATATAATGATGATGGCACTTATGATTTCAGTTACTTTAACCGCTACAATCCGATGGCGCAGGTACTGGAAAGTTTTGACAAGAGAGATTCTTATGGAATGCTGGGTAATTTCCTTGCAAAATATCAGATTATTCCTTCTTTGTCTGTCGAAAACCAATCGAATATCAGCTTTGGCTATGATGAACGTCTGGAATATAATAAATCCGGTGTGGGTACTTCACGTACAGATGGTGGAAGAGCAACATCTTCAACAGCCCGTGCAACGAACTGGGTAAATACCACGATCCTTCGTTTCAATGAGACTTTTGGAGAATTCGGACTTAAAACTTATCTGGGTTATGAGGCGCAAAAAGTAGTGAACGTAGGTAATAACCTGACTAAAAAGAATTTCCTGCCAAATACTTACACATTGGACAATGCCTCGATTTTATCTGATGGAGGATCTTTCGGTACAGACAATGCGCTGAATTCCGTGTTTTTAAATGCTTCGGTAGATTATCAGTCTAAATATTATTTAAGTGCTTCTGCACGTCGTGATGGTTCTTCGCGATTTGGTTCTGAAAAAAGATGGGGTAATTTCTGGTCTGTAGGTGCCTCATGGAACCTGAGCAGAGAAAACTTTATGACAGGGCAAGACGTGATTTCTGATCTGCGTTTGAGAACGAGTTATGGCGTTAACGGAAACCAGGATGTTGATAATTTTGTTTCCCGCGCACTATATAGTAGCTCAAGTTATGACAATGCCCCTGGTCTGGTTTTCTCTAATTATGGAAATAACCTGCTAACCTGGGAGAAAAATAAGCCTTTTAATATCGCCATGGATTTTGGTGTGCTGAACAACAGGCTGACAGGTACTTTCGAATATTATACACGTGCAACTTCAGATTTGTTATTGAACAGACCAATCTCGGCCACAAACGGATTGAAAAGCTATATGGATAATATTGGTGCCATGAAGAATACAGGACTGGAACTCGAACTGAGCAGCATCAACTTTAAGCCTGAAGATAATGGTTTCGGATGGACGACCAATTTTAACATCTCTACGATGAATAATAAGGTGACCAAATTGGGCAGTCCTATTATCTCAGGCGTATACAACCGTTTTGAAGGTGGTGATTTCTACCAGTTGTATATGGTGGGTTATGCTGGTGTTGATCCTGCTAATGGAGAAGCTTTGTGGTATACTGATGGTACGAAATCAAAAACAACGAATGATTATGGTTCTGCCAGCCCCTTCAATCAGGGAAGCGCATTGCCTGATTTCTTTGGTGGTTTAACAAATACGTTTACCTATAAAGGTTTCTCACTGAGCTTCCAGCTGAACTTTAACTTCGGAAACAAGGTGTACGACAATTATGGAGCAACGAGTGCTTCTGATGGTTCAGGTGGTTTTGCACCTACCACAAAGATGACGCGTTATGCTTATGAAAACAGGTGGCGTAATGCTGGCGACATGACCGATCAGCCTAAAATGGTCTTCAATGGAACGCAGTCCGGCGGTTCGGGGCAAACTTCTTCCCGTTTCCTTTATAATGGTGATTATATCCGCCTTCGCGATGTCTCTCTTGGTTATCAGTTGCCAATGAGCTGGATCAAACATGCGAAACTTTCGAGCGCCAGGATTTATTTCAGAGCAAACAACTTGTATACGTATATCAAGGACAAACGCATTAGCTTCGATCCTGAGGTAGGAATAGATGGTCTTGCGGATAAAAATGTACCGGTTTATAAAACGGCACTCCTGGGTCTTGATCTTAAATTTTAAATAGCTAAGCAGAAAACGATGAAACATTCATATAAAATATTACCACTACTGATGGTGGCTTTGTCCTTTGGCTCTTGTAAAAAGGAATTTCTTGAAATTAATCCGCAACAACAAACCGCAGTAGATTTGGTCGTGATTGATTTACCAACGACAAAAGCTGCGGTAATGGGCACTTATGGACTCTTGCAAAGTGCCGATTATTATGGCCGTACATTTACCGTGTTGCCGGATCTGATCGCTGATAATATGTACATCAGCAGGAAGAACTCCAAAAGATATATCACCTATGATCAGTACATCACCACTACCAATGATGGCAGTGCTTCAGGTGCCTGGGAAAAGGGATACCAGACGGTGGTAAATAGTAATATCATTATTGCTAAAGGAGAACAATTGGTGGTTCCTGAGACTCAGGTGGCAGAAATGAAGCACCTGATCGGTGAAGCGTATACGTTAAGGGCATTGGCACACTTTGATTTGCTGCGTTTATTTGCAGCACCCTATCATGCAACAGCTGATGCAAGTCACCTTGGGGTCCCGGTAGTGATCAAAAGCGGAACGAGTAAGGAAGATGTGATCTCTCCTAAACGGAATACCGTGAAAGAAGGGTATAAGCAGATTGTAGCTGATTTGCAAAAAGCGATCAGCATACTTCCGGTAGTGCCAGTAGGATTTACGGCGTCAAACAGAGGGCATATCAGCCATTATGCGGCAAAAGCTCTTCTTGCAAGAGTCTATTTGTATATGGGCGATTGGGTAAATGCAGAAGCAATGGCAACGGATGTAATTGCAGGTAATAAGTATACGATGTTGAGTAATGCCAGTTACGTAACAGGTGCTACCAATTTCAGAACGCAAAACAATGCGGAAGCGATTTTTGAAGTCCAGTATACAGCAACAAATAACCTGGCACAGAATGCTTTGTCGAGCTTTCTTTTACAGGGCGCAAGTTATGGCGATGGTCTGGCTACAGATGAGTTGTACAACTTATATAAGAGTACTGATGTGCGCAGAGGTTTTATGGCGAAAAGTAAAAGAAGTGGTAGCGGAGGGGAAGATCCTGCTTTCGTGATCACGAAGTACAATAACATCTCTACTTATGAAGAAGGGGTAAAAGTAATTCGCCTATCGGAAGTCTACCTGATCCGCGCAGAAGCGAGAGCCAAACAAGGTGGAAAAGATGAACTCGCAGCAGCGGATTTAGATGTGGTGGCAAAACGTGCAGATGCAACAGCAGTAACAACTACTGCAACCGGACAGGATTTACAAGACCTGATCCTTGTTGAAAACCGTAAGGAATTTGCCTTTGAAGGACATCGTTTGTTCGACCTTACCCGTCATAAATTGGCTTTTACGAAATACCGTACAGGTGGACTGACCATTCCGGTTCCTAATACTTCATTAAGGACTGTTCTGCCGATCCCTTTGTCGGAAATGAATGCAAACCCGAATATGGAGCAAAATGAAGGCTATAAAACTGTAAAATAACCAAAGATATGAATTTACTGACGATGGTATTGCCGCTTCTGATCAATGGCCTTGTATTTCAGGCTGATCCTAAGGAAGAAAAGAAAAGGAATGAAAATGACGGACCTTATGTATCGTATCAGAAGGATCAGATCGTCGTCAGAAATATTGTATTGGAAGATACCATAAGGAGGGTAAAGGTGGAGACCTTTACCCTTAAAAAGAAATCTGCTGTTCCATTAAAGGTACAGTTCTCGGATCATCCGGAATGGGATTTCTCTGTGAAAATGCAGGCGAGCCTTAAAAATGAACCTTCAGAATTTAAACAACCGGATAATTTACTGGCACTTTCAGATATTGAAGGAGAGTTTGAGGCTTTCAGAAAGCTGTTGCTGGCCAATAAGGTCATTGATGAGCAATACAACTGGACCTTTGGTAAAGGACATCTGGTGATCTGCGGTGACCTGTTTGACCGTGGTAAGGAAGTATCGGCCACGATCTGGCTGCTCTATAAACTAGAGCAGGATGCGAAAGCAAAAGGAGGATACCTGCATACGATTCTTGGAAATCACGACATCATGAACCTGAGTGGTGACCTCCGTTATGTGAAACCGAAATATTTTGAAAATGCAAAGCTGATGGGCCTGGATTATAAAGCATTGTATGGCCCGGATACCGAGCTCGGACGCTGGTTAAGGAGTAAAAACCTGATTGAAAAGATTGGTGACAACCTTTGTATGCATGCGGGAGTCGCCCCGGTGATCAATACCCTGGCGATGGAACTTCAGGAAATCAATGCCAGATGCCGGCCGTATTATGATAAAGCAAAAGATAAAAAACTTTTTACAGATACCATCGTGAGAACATTCTTTGATGGCACGCGTTATTCCTTATTCTGGTACCGGGGGTATTTTGTAGAACCGAAAGCTACGGAAGCTGAAGTGGAGCAAACGCTTGCGTTGTATCAGGTGAAAACGATTATCGTTGGTCATACGATTACGGAATCCAATGTAGGTTTTTATTACAAGGGAAAAGTCCTGGGAATAGATGTCGACCAACACAACGGAAAACATGAGGGGGCATTATTTGAAAATAAAACCTGGTATAAGGTCAATACGACAGGAAATAAGATCCCTTTACCGAAAGAATAAAGCCTCAGCTTAATGAGGATAACAACTCCTTTTTTACTTTAATTATTGATTTAATTATTGTATTATAGAAATAAAAATGTTATTTTTAATGTAACAAATGAAAGGAAAACCGAATCTGTACGTTCTCCTACATAATCTTCAGCAGCTCTTCTATAAAAAGGGTTGCTGATTTTTTTCTAAATGCTCCCTTCTGCCACATGATGAATGCCTCCTTATGCAACTCCTTTCCGATGATTGGAATGGCAACGAGGTTTTTCCAGCCACTAATGGCTTTCTCGCTGATGATGGTGACCCAATTACCGGTGTCGACCAGCGAGAGTAAGGAATGGGTATCGTTCATTTCGATTTTGATGTTTGGAATAATGTTGTTCTTTTTAAAGATCTGATCGAGCATATCTCTGGAGCTAAAGCCCTTGTTGGCCAATACCATTTCCGTCTGTCCGAGGTCCTTCAATGAGATCTTCCCAAGCTTTGCCATAGGGTTATCCTTAGAAGTAACCATCTTAATTCTGGAGGTAAACAATAACTGCATGTCTAAGCCTTCATTGTCGGATTGTTCATGAAAAGCAAGGATGAAGTCCAGGTCTGCATTTTTTAACCTGACCTCGAGCTCGCCGGCAATACCGGATTCAATATGGAGCTTGATGCCTGGATATTTCCTGGAAAAAGGAGTGAGGAAGGGGAGCAGCAAGGAGCTGAAAGCATAAGTAACACCAATCCTGAGTTCGCCGTTGAGCAGGTTGTTCAATTCAAAGATGGCTTGTTTTGACTTTTTAACTTCGATTAAGATTTCCCTGGCATGGTTTAAAAATAATTTTCCTGCTTCGCTCAGCTGGACATGCTTCCCGATCCGGTCGAAGAGGGGCATCCC comes from the Pedobacter sp. FW305-3-2-15-E-R2A2 genome and includes:
- a CDS encoding FecR domain-containing protein, producing MEAKELLEKYRTGNCTDAEKAIVETWYLKFEQEEGNLLSGTQITEATDRIWNRMPIHEVEEIKPVRRNLWPAIGTAAAVVLLGALALYFFNPSPLNPSKEQLSNINPATEQVILPGGNKAVLTLADGKQITLDEAGNGKLAEQSGITITKTKDGQLVYTVSPSAVAAKGPAMNMIATPKGGQYQVNLPDGTKVWLNAASSLRYPAAFTAGVRQVSLTGEAYFEVAKVRSEMPFKVSTATQTVEVLGTHFNINSYTDEPAVKTTLLEGAVKVISPATAVKELILKPGQQSALRGAQLNVAEVNEEEVIAWKNGMFRFRDADLQTVMRSVARWYDVQVNYEGTLPVRQFSGEIHRNVNLSEVLDILSFFKVHFRVDGKTITVTK
- a CDS encoding SusC/RagA family TonB-linked outer membrane protein: MKLTSILLFLALMQASAKGYSQISLKEKNAPLERILESIKRQTGYVFFYDNNDIRQTRISIEVRNASLESVLNECSKVLPLTFKVVGNNVLLKRKELDLIKSEGIALAMVLKGKVIDETGLPLPGVSIQLHAEGFKQGTQTNSAGEYAFNLSKAGKYQLTATFIGYEKQIAVVEVSKGDVLKNITLVPSNQDLAEVMVVAYGTQTKASFTGSAKTLKSDVLNGSPRASIQETLQGNVAGLVSSNGSGQPGAVPNVRIRGIGSVTAGSGPLYVVDGIPLESGQINSLNNFDVETVTVLKDASAASIYGSRAANGVILITTKGGVSGKTVITASAQTGANSVTNIKGHKPLNTTEMLELLKEGWVNKPKDNDLALYEKELKDNAIDPTINTDWFDLLTRTGNHTQLDLSASGGTEKTKFYVSGSHYIAKAALLGSEFTRSTGNLRLSNQATENLSFNGGIQINYRHTEGQADGGTFGNPVRMYTIYQPWLRAYNDDGTYDFSYFNRYNPMAQVLESFDKRDSYGMLGNFLAKYQIIPSLSVENQSNISFGYDERLEYNKSGVGTSRTDGGRATSSTARATNWVNTTILRFNETFGEFGLKTYLGYEAQKVVNVGNNLTKKNFLPNTYTLDNASILSDGGSFGTDNALNSVFLNASVDYQSKYYLSASARRDGSSRFGSEKRWGNFWSVGASWNLSRENFMTGQDVISDLRLRTSYGVNGNQDVDNFVSRALYSSSSYDNAPGLVFSNYGNNLLTWEKNKPFNIAMDFGVLNNRLTGTFEYYTRATSDLLLNRPISATNGLKSYMDNIGAMKNTGLELELSSINFKPEDNGFGWTTNFNISTMNNKVTKLGSPIISGVYNRFEGGDFYQLYMVGYAGVDPANGEALWYTDGTKSKTTNDYGSASPFNQGSALPDFFGGLTNTFTYKGFSLSFQLNFNFGNKVYDNYGATSASDGSGGFAPTTKMTRYAYENRWRNAGDMTDQPKMVFNGTQSGGSGQTSSRFLYNGDYIRLRDVSLGYQLPMSWIKHAKLSSARIYFRANNLYTYIKDKRISFDPEVGIDGLADKNVPVYKTALLGLDLKF
- a CDS encoding RagB/SusD family nutrient uptake outer membrane protein, whose protein sequence is MKHSYKILPLLMVALSFGSCKKEFLEINPQQQTAVDLVVIDLPTTKAAVMGTYGLLQSADYYGRTFTVLPDLIADNMYISRKNSKRYITYDQYITTTNDGSASGAWEKGYQTVVNSNIIIAKGEQLVVPETQVAEMKHLIGEAYTLRALAHFDLLRLFAAPYHATADASHLGVPVVIKSGTSKEDVISPKRNTVKEGYKQIVADLQKAISILPVVPVGFTASNRGHISHYAAKALLARVYLYMGDWVNAEAMATDVIAGNKYTMLSNASYVTGATNFRTQNNAEAIFEVQYTATNNLAQNALSSFLLQGASYGDGLATDELYNLYKSTDVRRGFMAKSKRSGSGGEDPAFVITKYNNISTYEEGVKVIRLSEVYLIRAEARAKQGGKDELAAADLDVVAKRADATAVTTTATGQDLQDLILVENRKEFAFEGHRLFDLTRHKLAFTKYRTGGLTIPVPNTSLRTVLPIPLSEMNANPNMEQNEGYKTVK
- a CDS encoding metallophosphoesterase, which codes for MNLLTMVLPLLINGLVFQADPKEEKKRNENDGPYVSYQKDQIVVRNIVLEDTIRRVKVETFTLKKKSAVPLKVQFSDHPEWDFSVKMQASLKNEPSEFKQPDNLLALSDIEGEFEAFRKLLLANKVIDEQYNWTFGKGHLVICGDLFDRGKEVSATIWLLYKLEQDAKAKGGYLHTILGNHDIMNLSGDLRYVKPKYFENAKLMGLDYKALYGPDTELGRWLRSKNLIEKIGDNLCMHAGVAPVINTLAMELQEINARCRPYYDKAKDKKLFTDTIVRTFFDGTRYSLFWYRGYFVEPKATEAEVEQTLALYQVKTIIVGHTITESNVGFYYKGKVLGIDVDQHNGKHEGALFENKTWYKVNTTGNKIPLPKE
- a CDS encoding LysR substrate-binding domain-containing protein, producing MEFRQLNYFIKAAELLHFTDAAAACFVTQSTLSQQIKQLEEELGMPLFDRIGKHVQLSEAGKLFLNHAREILIEVKKSKQAIFELNNLLNGELRIGVTYAFSSLLLPFLTPFSRKYPGIKLHIESGIAGELEVRLKNADLDFILAFHEQSDNEGLDMQLLFTSRIKMVTSKDNPMAKLGKISLKDLGQTEMVLANKGFSSRDMLDQIFKKNNIIPNIKIEMNDTHSLLSLVDTGNWVTIISEKAISGWKNLVAIPIIGKELHKEAFIMWQKGAFRKKSATLFIEELLKIM